The genome window AACGTCTACGACGAACACGGGCTAGATAGCAGCGAACTCTCGCGGGCCGTCGAGGCCGCCGGAACGCCGACGGGTGCGCTCATCCCGTGGCACGCCGGAGCCATCTACATGGCAGCAGCGCTCGGCGTGCCCACGCTCAGCTACGCGCCGTTTTACTTCTTCGGCTTCCTCTCGCCGATCATCCTGTTCGTGATGGCGGCCACTGGCTGGCGCATCGGATCGGAGGATTCGAGCGAAAAACCGAGTGCCGTCGCGTCGGCCGACTAACGAACCTGCACCTTCTCCTGCTCCCGCTACCGAACTACCGTCCGTTTTCCGTTCCTCTCCTCGACGCGAACGCCGAGTTCGTGGAGATACGACGCCGTGTTCACCGGGACGATTCGCTCGGCGGCGATGCGCGAATTGAGAAGTGGAATCAACGAACACAAATCCGCCCCCGTCTCGACGCTCGTCATCGCTGGCAGGTAGTCCACGTCGTGACCGGCATCAACGGCGCGCCGGGTCGCGGTTTCGAGCTCAGGCGGCGTGTACACGTCCGCGAAGTCGATGGTGTCCGTCGCGCCGAGATAGTAGAGGCGTCCGTCCGCGGCGGGGCCGAGGACGACCTCGCTCCGCCGGAGTTTCATCGCCGCGCTGTCGATCTCCTTTCGCGTGAGCATCGGCGCGGTACCGTCCACGATAGCGACCGAAGCCACCTCTTCCTCTTCGAGCAAGTGCGTCGCCGTGTTTCCGGCGCGTCCGGAGAGCGTCTCCCCGACCTGTACCTCGAAACGCACGTCGTCCGTCCCTTCCAGCGCCTCGTCGGCAAGTGCACGTAGCTCCTCCTCGGAACTTTCGTCGCCCGCATACTCGTCCGGAATCGCCTCGTCGGGTCGGTAGTTGACGAGCAGTTCGCCGCCGCTGTTCGCCACGGCGACGAAGGTGTCCTTCAACATGGCGGCGTACAGTTCGGCCGCCTCGCT of Haladaptatus sp. R4 contains these proteins:
- a CDS encoding DUF2064 domain-containing protein; translated protein: MTTIAVLADPPREGFVLPELAETSPLSASEAAELYAAMLKDTFVAVANSGGELLVNYRPDEAIPDEYAGDESSEEELRALADEALEGTDDVRFEVQVGETLSGRAGNTATHLLEEEEVASVAIVDGTAPMLTRKEIDSAAMKLRRSEVVLGPAADGRLYYLGATDTIDFADVYTPPELETATRRAVDAGHDVDYLPAMTSVETGADLCSLIPLLNSRIAAERIVPVNTASYLHELGVRVEERNGKRTVVR